The window ttaaattaaaaaacGTGAATCTTCTAAATCTATTAATACATAAATTGTGTTAGAGTAATgtgtattaaatattatattaaacacCACAATCTAGGATAATTTATGCATCAAACTGCCAAAGATGTGAAAAGTAGAACTCCCAAAATTATTGTCTAATGTCCAATCAATTTCATCTTAAATATCAAAATAGTGTGATGACATAAACATGTacgtatttattaaataattttcatcattcacagaggaatgaataaaaacataaattaagaaatacatttgaaataataaatttgattaagaaatataaataagaaaaacaTACCTAATTGAAAGTTTGATATTAGTTCTAAAAAAGGGATTGGAAGAGAACGAATAtgtgaaaacgaagaagaagggaataaaaGTAATAACCGTTTGGTCCAATTCAaaccgttttttttttaaataaatcatttatataaaataaactgattttttttaaactatataGTAACACGTGTCAGCCATCCAAAAGCAACTTCACCTGCAGTTAACTAACTGCAGGTGAGTTTCTGCCTAACATTAATCACAAATTTTGGCTTAGTAACATAAATGCTTCATCAATTAAAAGTACAGGGCttcaagacaaaaaaaaaaaaaaggtataggGCTTCAAATTCTAACTTGTGTCTTATATTAttcctttaatttcaattttttgctGCCTTTGTCTTAAATCTTACATTAAGAATCATCCTCCTTTGTTTTaggtttttttaattattttccttttatttatatattttgtcacTTTTGCTTAGTTTACTTCTTCAATCTTCTTCCACGTGACTTCAGCTGGCTTTGCCAATTAAGAGAGTCTCAGTCAACGGATCAAAAAACTATTACCAATAAGgaaggaaaataataataattaaaaaaaatgcaatccctagaaaagagaaataataaatgaataacaaaatacaataaaaaatcacttctttttaatacaaaataaataactatgaATAACATTATTCATCCAAATTACACTTGATTATTAAAAGATAATAACTACCCACCCAAAGAAAAAACATGTACCTTAATTATAATAGATCAATCTAAATACATACATGAAGAAATTAACAAAGGGtggttaattacttaattaaagcTAATCAAGCTAGCTTTAATTTTGATGATCCCTTTTTAATGATTTCAAGGCTTGGTGTTCCTTGTTGCTGCTTCCATGTACTTATGAATGAAGGCTAATGCATTGCTAGTAACTTGTGCAACATTCATGGCCTTACCCCTAATTGAAGCTGTTCTCTTACTCATTCTATGGCCAGGGAATGCATAGACACAACTACTAGCATCTGTTAAGGCAGTGCTAACCCATGTCTCAACATTGTTAATGTGCCACAAGAAATCATCATTGATTGTTGATCTACTTTTGTTGTTCATCCTTCTTAGCTCCTTGATTGATTGACTAAGTTGGTCAACACTATCACTTAGTTGTGTCACACAATCTTGAATTGTTTGGTACTCCCTTCTCTTCTTTCTgtcgttattgttattgttattgttgttgagaTTGTTAATCGCGTCGAGTTCCTTGGAAACTCCCACCAAGTAGTTCTTTGTGTGGATTGCCCTAGCAAGGCTAATTGACAAGGCAACATGTGCTAAGTGTTGTGGACCGTCGATTTCATTGGTGCTGGCGAATTTCGAAAGGGAACGGATGCATAGTTCACGGTAGAGAGTGCCATTGCAAGAGGACTCTATGTATGATAATGTTTGGGATTTAGGCCTTGACAATGTTGGATCAACTTGACCAAGGGTTGGGAAGAAAAGAGAGAGGAAAATTGTGACTAGAAATGTGATATTGAAAGGTGACATTCTTTTAGGATTTGGGCAATTCAAGATTGAAGATTGATGagacttttttttaaattgtgatgATAGAAGAAGAGAATTGAAGTTCTCAAAATGCTTTGATTTGAGTTTGGGAAAATGGGAATGAGTTTGGTGATTATATAGAGGAGTGTTCAAATCACTATCACATGATAATAAATGATAAGTTGCATGTTACGTGATTTTATGTCCACTATGCATGCAATGAGTTGCGCTAAGAAAGAACAATAGggcatatattataaaattttaatagcaATTGGTCGGTCAAAATAAtagacataattaaaatagaagattaGCATTACCGTTTGTTATTCAATTAAGCATTATTACATTACATTATTATTGTCATTACATGTGCAATTAATAGTTAATTCAAGTCAAAGGTATTCCCACTCTATGTAACCAAAGAAGAAACCTACCTAGTGTAACCCTATGTGGAAG is drawn from Arachis hypogaea cultivar Tifrunner chromosome 12, arahy.Tifrunner.gnm2.J5K5, whole genome shotgun sequence and contains these coding sequences:
- the LOC112729419 gene encoding pectinesterase inhibitor 9; translation: MSPFNITFLVTIFLSLFFPTLGQVDPTLSRPKSQTLSYIESSCNGTLYRELCIRSLSKFASTNEIDGPQHLAHVALSISLARAIHTKNYLVGVSKELDAINNLNNNNNNNNDRKKRREYQTIQDCVTQLSDSVDQLSQSIKELRRMNNKSRSTINDDFLWHINNVETWVSTALTDASSCVYAFPGHRMSKRTASIRGKAMNVAQVTSNALAFIHKYMEAATRNTKP